Proteins found in one Vagococcus carniphilus genomic segment:
- a CDS encoding class C sortase, with product MKKIVIKKLGLLLIFLLGCLVFTYPFYSNAANYFIDQYRLKELAKREQIENSQKENQMKKKNNAIKVNGLVVQHDPFDASQVDTTSIDLKEHLIGSVSIPKIDVSIPLFDTITNQILENGAGVLQGTSMPTGGKGTHSVISAHRGLAERLLFRHLDQLKKEDFFLVESVGETLAYEVVEIRTVKPDETDFLKLEPESDLVTLLTCTPYMINSHRLIVTGKRIPVTDEMKKKANASQKKFKWQQVAIIVGIGLFLLGSIFVSYRLIVQYLLSKKYYDVTFYISQTKKLPIVAEEFIIYRKNSKKPLKRNGQLVVLTSQNDGQIGIDKLPGGQYDLALRKNPKKILGTFGVTLLKEKKMKWLKTKNKSISVIQKNHRIRIVLTK from the coding sequence ATGAAAAAAATAGTCATAAAAAAATTAGGTTTACTATTAATTTTTTTACTAGGATGTTTAGTTTTTACTTATCCTTTTTATAGTAATGCGGCTAATTACTTCATTGATCAGTACCGTTTAAAAGAATTAGCAAAAAGAGAACAGATAGAAAATTCTCAAAAAGAGAACCAGATGAAGAAGAAAAACAATGCTATAAAAGTGAACGGTTTAGTTGTTCAACATGATCCTTTTGATGCTAGCCAAGTTGATACGACTTCAATTGATTTAAAAGAACATTTAATTGGTTCGGTGAGTATCCCTAAAATAGATGTTTCAATTCCTTTATTTGATACTATTACGAATCAAATATTAGAAAATGGAGCAGGTGTTTTACAAGGAACATCGATGCCAACTGGAGGTAAAGGAACGCATTCTGTTATTTCAGCACATCGTGGTTTAGCAGAAAGACTGCTTTTCAGACATTTAGATCAACTAAAAAAAGAGGATTTTTTCTTAGTTGAATCTGTTGGGGAAACTTTGGCGTATGAAGTGGTTGAAATAAGAACAGTCAAACCTGATGAAACTGACTTTTTAAAACTAGAGCCAGAATCAGACTTAGTCACACTCTTAACGTGTACCCCTTATATGATTAATAGCCATCGATTAATCGTGACGGGTAAGCGAATCCCGGTGACTGATGAGATGAAGAAAAAAGCAAACGCGAGTCAGAAAAAGTTTAAATGGCAGCAAGTAGCAATAATAGTTGGTATTGGACTATTCTTGCTTGGCAGTATTTTTGTAAGTTACCGACTGATTGTTCAATACTTGCTGAGTAAGAAATATTATGATGTCACTTTTTATATTAGTCAAACTAAGAAGTTACCTATTGTAGCAGAAGAGTTTATTATTTACCGAAAAAATAGCAAAAAACCGTTGAAGCGAAACGGACAATTAGTTGTGCTTACTAGTCAAAATGATGGGCAAATCGGAATTGATAAATTACCAGGAGGACAGTATGATTTAGCTTTAAGAAAGAATCCTAAAAAAATATTGGGAACTTTTGGTGTCACTTTATTAAAAGAAAAGAAAATGAAGTGGTTAAAAACTAAAAATAAATCAATTTCTGTTATTCAAAAGAATCATCGAATACGTATAGTATTAACTAAATAA
- a CDS encoding class C sortase: MTSERKAIILKLAIVTTFVVGAFTFLYPFVANILNAQIDHYRIEQLSKQTEQEAEKQQQKERKRAEEIKNNPTLGIQLETELFDEVEKSSPLTKNEISEHLIGSISIPKINSQLPIFDETTPSFLQEGITLLPGSSYPTGGKSSHAVLTGHTGLPSKKLFTDLKDLVIGDVIYLKIAEKNLAYKVDQIKTVLPNQLDDLKIQEGEDYLTLVTCTPYMVNTHRLLVRGHRVPVDQKQMKQKEQEINKKNNIALVFYLMLLISLVSLLLYVIYRQYINYQITGRRYRLKVQVLYDGISEANQSFVLVDSKKNPSLIETKSNTKGEIRLKGIKGGRYLLIPKEEKGKSLEIICFVKHYKDTYFSTCLSKKSDSQWELKVSKE; the protein is encoded by the coding sequence ATGACATCAGAAAGAAAAGCTATTATATTAAAATTAGCAATAGTAACGACTTTTGTAGTAGGTGCCTTTACCTTTTTGTATCCATTTGTTGCGAATATTCTTAATGCACAGATTGATCATTACCGAATTGAGCAGTTATCAAAACAAACAGAGCAAGAGGCAGAAAAACAACAGCAGAAAGAAAGAAAACGAGCTGAAGAAATAAAGAATAATCCTACATTAGGGATTCAACTTGAAACAGAGCTATTTGATGAAGTAGAAAAAAGCAGCCCTTTAACTAAAAATGAAATAAGTGAACATCTGATTGGTTCGATTAGTATCCCCAAAATAAATAGTCAATTACCGATTTTTGATGAAACAACTCCTTCTTTTTTACAAGAAGGTATCACGTTACTTCCTGGTTCATCTTATCCAACGGGTGGTAAAAGCAGTCACGCTGTCTTAACAGGACATACAGGATTACCAAGTAAAAAACTATTTACTGATTTAAAGGATTTAGTGATAGGTGATGTGATTTATTTAAAGATAGCAGAAAAGAATTTAGCTTATAAAGTAGATCAAATCAAAACGGTTTTACCTAATCAATTGGATGACTTAAAAATACAAGAAGGCGAGGATTATTTAACGCTAGTTACTTGTACTCCTTATATGGTCAATACGCATCGCTTATTAGTAAGAGGTCACCGAGTACCTGTTGATCAAAAACAAATGAAGCAAAAAGAGCAAGAAATTAATAAGAAAAATAATATTGCATTAGTATTTTATTTGATGTTGCTAATATCTCTAGTGAGTTTATTGTTATACGTGATTTATAGACAGTATATTAATTATCAAATTACGGGAAGACGTTACCGTTTGAAAGTACAAGTACTTTATGATGGAATTAGTGAAGCTAATCAATCTTTTGTATTAGTCGATTCCAAAAAAAATCCTTCGTTAATTGAAACAAAGAGTAATACAAAGGGTGAGATTCGTCTTAAAGGAATAAAGGGTGGTAGATATTTGTTAATACCAAAAGAAGAAAAAGGTAAATCATTAGAAATTATTTGTTTTGTTAAACATTATAAAGATACTTATTTCTCGACTTGTTTGTCCAAAAAAAGCGATAGTCAATGGGAATTGAAAGTTAGTAAGGAGTAG